A segment of the Penaeus monodon isolate SGIC_2016 chromosome 38, NSTDA_Pmon_1, whole genome shotgun sequence genome:
agggcgaggctcagcaTCCTGAGTCCGAGGAGTATCGCGTGTCTCGAGGCCGATACTCAGCCCCAGACTCAAGCGAAGAAGACTCGTCCGAAACGGTCGTTCGAGCTCCCTCAAGATTTTATGGCTCGCCTTTGTAAAGCTAAGACGAAAAGGACGGGTCTCGTTTCGATGGCCATGATTCCAAATGGAGATGTGAATTTAACTTATTGATATATTTGATTGTAGTAAAAGTTTACGTGCATGGTAACCTGGGATGTTTATTCTAAACCTCATCGGTTCGTAGATTTTTCTATTCTTAATatacaaatgaacaaaaatatactttaaaaaatatactttaaagaaaTTAAGCGAAATCATGAAGGCAGATTACATCttgatacatgatgatgatgttgaaattgatcatgataatatgacaatattAGTTCAAACAGTTATCAATGAAATTGCTTTACACTTAATAAAAAACAGTGAtgaaataacagtgacaatacaGAGGGTGTTGCTACTGATCCTTCCAAGAACATTAGCAATGGAATTGAAAATACTGTGGAAAATGATAACCAtggtaagagtaataatgataaaaaataatgataaaaaaacgaaattttaatgaaaatacaaagGATAAtcgaaatcattatcatcaagacaTTACACGGGCACGTTTGTATATTGGTGTGTaacattataaaatgataaagacattCTCATTTCTTTCTGCATTGCATACTACACAAACCATATATGTGATCCCAAAATGGTGCCTTTATATCACAAACACCTGATGTTAGTGAGGAAAAGACTGACTAAGAGAAACAATAACCGTTAACAAAGAGTGTAACACTTGTATGATATCGATGTAGTAAGGTTAAATTATTGCTCTTTCCCTACAAGaaagtcatacacacacatatacatatatattatatatattatatagagatatataaatatatattggaatatatatttttaatctaaaatttttatatatgaatatgaacatatatacatatacgtctatatatatatatatatatatatatatatatatatatatatatatatatatatatgtgtgtgtgtgtgtgtgtgtgtgtgtgtgtgtgtgtgtgtgtgtgtgtatatatatatatatatatatatatatatatatatatatatatatatatatatataaatcagcctatgaaataattatcatggaagagaaagaaaacacgaaaatgcCGTAGGACTTCACTCTGCATTGACCCATAAGGGGATAACGAACAAGAGATGCACACGTGCTAATTAGAAGCGCAACGACCTTGGATGATTTGTGGCTCCCCTTTATGGTGTTAAAGTTGTTGGTTGATTTTGTTAACGCCATTTCAACATTTACCTTTAACCTGATTAGCGAAGGAACTTTAGTATAGACGCTGTCAGTGTTGACGTAAACAACGAGTTCTTCTTACCATAGTGTTGGAGGCCACACTGAGGATGTCGCCTTATTGCGTTGTTCCCCGCGATGTTTCGGTGACTGTctgcctcgagggtttccatgaAGATttatgattagattttttttatatacttattgttatttaagAGACACTATATACTGACTGATTTTTTAActctatatattttaacattttaatcctaTAAAGTATTCGTTGCTAATGCCCtcagctgttgacacggcagattttagataatcaatcagTCCATGGAAAGGATTGCTGAAAGTGGTGGGCCTCAAGATTTTTTGGGAGTCGATAAAGAGCGTCTTGATAATTACTCAGATCGTCGCcgagcatatacatgtatatatatatatatatatatatatatatatatatatatatatattgtgtgtgtgtgtgtgtgtgtgtgtgtgtgtgtgtgtgtgtgtgtgtgtgtgtatgcatatatgtatatatatatatatatacatacatagctataCATGTgtctacaaacacacgcacacacgtatgtacgtgtatttagatgtatacatatacatatatttacacacatatatattcgtatgataATTTCAACGATAGCAAACACAAGAACGGTAAaacacatgaagcatttatataaagaaacaaaaataaaaatcaaattacaGTTAAAGGTAGAAATATCCACCCaccaatatatgtaaattatcgtTTTTATATTTCGATACAAAAATATGCTAAAGACTCACACCACAAAATTTACTCCTGAGTCCTGCAGATTTTTCTAACAAGAAATAAAGTAATGTAGTAAAGTACATGAAATAAATTGGTACCGTTGGGAGAATTCTAATGACCATTTGAGTCAACTtgcaaaatagaggaaaaaacagGTCATCGCCTCGTGTCGCCTTCCCATCGACCGTATAAATTCGTCGCGGCGGTGGCGAATTGGGTCAGTGTTTCCACGTCTCTGGTCGCACCATGAACACTCGGGTGAGCTGCTGCGGTTTGTCACCAACTGCTTTCATATGTAGAACTGCAATTCAGTGAAAGGATTAAGAACTAGTTCATTTTGAATAACGTTATCATGGGCAACAATTTAAATTTCATTCCTCTTTAGCTCGTCCTCCTGCTGGCTCTCGCTGCCGTTGCTGCGTCGGATTCTCAACCTTCGTCCTTCTACGGTGTCCCGCGAGTTAGAACTCAAGTAAATAGTGAACGTTATTGCCCTTATCTCTGTAGTATTTTGAGTAATACTTTCATATGTTACCCTAAATGGGAAATGCATACTGAggcaatattttaaaagtaaagcaATGGTTATTTTGTGTTCCAGGTATCAGATGACTCTGCCGAAACGTCCTCAGAGAGTCGCCACATCTACCGTAGTCATGATGTAAGTTTACGGGTGTCGGCGGACCATTGCTAATGACCTTGGTTGTTGACgcgacagataattttaaataagtaaTCAATCAATCGCCGGATCATCATAGAAACAAACAAGGCAATGCATCATAATCTAATTTAATAACATTCCTATTTACAGAGATCTGATGAAGATTCTGTTGAATATGGACCTGCAAAGTACGACTTCGACTGGGCCGTGAAGCACGACTACTCCGGCAACCACTTCGGCCACCACGAGTCCCGCGACGGAGACTACAC
Coding sequences within it:
- the LOC119596912 gene encoding cuticle protein-like, with amino-acid sequence MNTRLVLLLALAAVAASDSQPSSFYGVPRVRTQVSDDSAETSSESRHIYRSHDRSDEDSVEYGPAKYDFDWAVKHDYSGNHFGHHESRDGDYTQGSYYVQLPDTRLQTVKYYVDGDSGYVAEVEYEGEAQHPESEEYRVSRGRYSAPDSSEEDSSETVVRAPSRFYGSPL